The following are encoded in a window of uncultured Sphaerochaeta sp. genomic DNA:
- the zupT gene encoding zinc transporter ZupT: MYDVSTSTILVAFGLTIFAGLGTGVGSLMSFFSKKFNPRFLAAALGFSAGVMIYVAMIEIFVKAREALESAMGPKQGYWMTSIAFFAGIALIAIIDKLIPEYENPHEMKGVPGDLKPVKAGDDARLMRMGFFSALAIAIHNFPEGLATFMAGLSDPSLGISIAVAIAIHNIPEGVAVAAPIYYATKSRKKAFWLSLLSGLAEPVGAAIGYFLLRAWFNDITFGFVFASVAGIMVYISLDELLPTAEEYGEHHIAIAGVIAGMMVMALSLVLLA, encoded by the coding sequence ATGTATGATGTTTCTACTTCAACAATTCTGGTCGCCTTTGGATTGACCATTTTTGCAGGGTTGGGTACAGGAGTTGGCTCTCTGATGAGCTTCTTCTCCAAGAAATTCAATCCACGTTTCCTTGCAGCTGCTCTTGGATTCTCAGCAGGAGTCATGATCTATGTGGCGATGATTGAAATCTTCGTCAAGGCTCGTGAAGCGCTTGAGTCAGCAATGGGGCCGAAACAAGGGTACTGGATGACCAGTATTGCATTCTTTGCCGGTATTGCCCTTATTGCCATCATTGACAAACTTATTCCTGAATATGAGAACCCACATGAGATGAAAGGCGTTCCTGGTGACTTGAAACCAGTGAAGGCAGGCGATGATGCCCGCCTGATGCGTATGGGTTTCTTCAGCGCGCTTGCCATTGCAATCCATAACTTCCCCGAAGGCTTGGCTACTTTCATGGCAGGGCTTTCCGACCCAAGCTTGGGTATCAGCATTGCTGTGGCGATTGCAATCCATAATATACCTGAAGGTGTAGCTGTCGCAGCCCCGATCTACTATGCGACCAAGAGCCGGAAGAAAGCCTTCTGGTTGAGCTTGCTCAGTGGCCTCGCTGAACCGGTAGGGGCTGCCATCGGGTACTTCCTCCTTCGGGCTTGGTTCAATGATATCACCTTTGGTTTTGTTTTCGCTTCTGTGGCAGGTATCATGGTTTACATCAGCTTGGATGAACTGTTGCCAACTGCCGAGGAGTATGGGGAACACCATATTGCAATTGCCGGTGTTATCGCCGGTATGATGGTCATGGCACTGAGTCTGGTACTGTTAGCTTAA
- a CDS encoding helix-turn-helix transcriptional regulator, with protein MNEHPPACCPGKNHKMERFLEVCLLLLLYNEIGHGYGLMEQLEQFGFSKDELNVSTLYRTLRKMEKEELVCSCWEEGGPGPKRRTYKITDAGRADLGQWINILKMRKSMIEQLIAVYAETTQHDKETK; from the coding sequence ATGAACGAACACCCACCAGCCTGTTGTCCTGGCAAGAACCATAAGATGGAACGCTTCCTGGAAGTCTGCCTTTTGTTGTTGCTCTATAATGAAATAGGACATGGCTATGGACTCATGGAACAACTTGAGCAATTTGGTTTCTCGAAAGATGAACTGAATGTCAGCACGCTCTACAGAACCCTCAGAAAAATGGAAAAGGAAGAGTTGGTCTGCTCTTGCTGGGAAGAAGGTGGTCCAGGACCAAAACGAAGAACCTACAAGATAACAGACGCAGGAAGAGCAGATCTTGGTCAATGGATCAATATCCTGAAGATGAGAAAATCCATGATCGAGCAACTGATTGCTGTATATGCTGAAACAACACAACACGACAAGGAAACCAAATGA